A region of Osmerus eperlanus chromosome 9, fOsmEpe2.1, whole genome shotgun sequence DNA encodes the following proteins:
- the zc2hc1c gene encoding zinc finger C2HC domain-containing protein 1C — protein sequence MLNKKLEEKYANPRGKAEIILEKLPAVLKKDSGGLYHQSQTGFQEKTFNRRHREIIAINEWQQKNKETFNQNNYCPPRQYSSRWINSNFDPEPDSMLVRKVDGVDRGFPLKPVYHKRSVSAKDEVQRLPVPSVPSLSGGLREYSGRSGKTENRKPQAISYPSFEDYNNGKDYTGSQQLKGERLPDEQRRLAKEIHKKELMIQNKLWMTGEKLKIQRERVASGDDKHRREERYTRRPAEEINEWVQNKVSDEQRRRDVERGGQARMKKEKSLRREKTLEDTEWPREKREEMNKDRRVQKTPVEDWERWEIRDKETNTRPEWNTERRRRERGVYVDMNDKEIRLEREKKLLWHRWEKEQARAEEERRKLAEEDLDWQRENQWERSRERYVRRDGKRREKDLAPRGKIQENGHQKPAHRGTGSSRSPESSSTSVSNPQSNRPRRDALRLEQTCDDIPLLIACKICQRNFLAERLEKHHQVCEKMQKSNRQVYDSFKHRAKGTELEEFMKTNTRSKTPELKKNNWRVKHAQLLRNMQHAHGGSTQPAPSIQDPDYVTCPYCERRFAPGPAERHVPKCQNIKSRPPPPPRRPPR from the exons ATGCTGAATAAGAAGCTTGAGGAAAAATATGCCAATCCAAGAGGGAAAGCTG AAATTATATTGGAAAAACTCCCAGCTGTGTTGAAGAAGGACTCAGGTGGGCTATATCATCAAAGTCAAACTGGATTCCAAGAAAAAACATTTAACAGAAGACATAGAGAGATAATTGCTATTAATGAATGGcagcaaaaaaacaaagaaacatTTAATCAAAACAATTATTGTCCTCCAAGGCAATACAGCTCTAGATGGATAAATAGCAACTTTGACCCTGAGCCAGACAGTATGCTTGTAAGGAAAGTGGATGGAGTGGACAGGGGTTTTCCACTAAAACCGGTTTACCACAAACGGTCGGTCAGTGCCAAGGACGAGGTACAAAGATTGCCTGTTCCCAGTGTTCCATCCCTATCGGGAGGTCTCCGAGAATACAGCGGAAGATCTGGAAAAACTGAGAACAGGAAACCTCAAGCGATTTCTTACCCATCATTTGAGGATTATAATAATGGCAAAGATTATACTGGATCCCAACAATTAAAAGGAGAGAGGCTGCCGGACGAGCAACGAAGACTTGCAAAGGAAATTCATAAGAAGGAGCTGATGATACAGAACAAGCTATGGATGACTGGAGAGAAACTAAAGATCCAGAGGGAGAGGGTTGCTTCAGGTGACGACAaacacaggagggaggagagatataCAAGGAGACCAGCAGAAGAAATAAACGAATGGGTTCAAAATAAGGTGTCAGATGAGCAGAGGAGAAGGGATGTAGAGCGAGGAGGCCAAGCGAGGATGAAAAAGGAGAAGTCTTTAAGGAGAGAGAAAACCCTGGAGGATACGGAGTGGCCaagggagaaaagggaggagatGAACAAGGACAGACGAGTCCAGAAAACCCCTGTGGAGGACTGGGAAAGATGGGAAATAAGGGACAAAGAGACGAATACAAGGCCAGAGTGGAAtacagaaaggaggaggagggagaggggtgtgtat GTGGACATGAACGACAAGGAGATAaggttagagagagaaaagaagctgCTTTGGCACAGGTGGGAAAAGGAACAAGCGAGagctgaagaggagagaaggaagttgGCTGAGGAGGACCTCGACTGGCAGAGGGAAAACCAGTgggagagatccagagagaggtATGTGCGGAGGGATGGTAAGAGAAGGGAAAAGGACTTGGCTCCTCGCGGAAAGATCCAGGAGAATGGGCACCAGAAACCTGCCCATAGAGGAACAGGGAGCAGCAGATCTCCAGAGTCGTCCTCCACATCAGTCTCAAATCCTCAGTCAAACAGGCCACGGCGAGATGCTCTACGCCTGGAACAGACTTGTGATGATATTCCCCTGCTCATCGCTTGTAAGATTTGCCAGAGAAATTTTCTtgcagagagactggagaagcACCACCAGGTCTGTGAAAAGATGCAGAAGTCCAACCGCCAAGTCTACGACTCTTTCAAGCACAGAGCCAAAGGGACCGAATTGGAGGAGTTTATGAAAACCAACACGAGAAGCAAGACTCCAGAg CTGAAGAAGAACAACTGGAGGGTGAAGCATGCACAGTTGTTGCGTAACATGCAACACGCGCATGGTGGCTCGACACAGCCGGCACCATCTATCCAAGATCCGGACTACGTCACCTGTCCTTACTGTGAGCGGCGGTTTGCTCCGGGACCAGCAGAGCGACATGTCCCCAAATGTCAGAACATCAAGAGtcgccccccaccacctccccggCGCCCCCCACGCTAA
- the acyp1 gene encoding acylphosphatase-1, whose translation MSDGADLLSVDYEVFGRVQGVFFRKYTQAEGKKLGLVGWVQNTEAGTVQGQLQGPSSKVKEMKEWLKSTGSPKSQIIKAEFKNEKKIECLDHTTFKIVRP comes from the exons ATGTCTGATGGAGCTGACCTTCTATCTGTGGATTATGAAGTATTTGGTAGAGTACAAGGCGTATTCTTTCGCAAATATACACAG gcagaggggaaaaaacTAGGTCTGGTCGGCTGGGTACAGAACACAGAAGCGGGAACTGTGCAAGGCCAGCTTCAAGGACCAAGCAGCAAAGTTAAAGAGATGAAGGAATGGCTCAAATCCACCGGGAGTCCCAAGTCACAAATTATCAAAGCAGAGTTTAAGAATGAAAAGAAAATTGAGTGCTTGGATCACACAACGTTTAAAATAGTTCGCCCTTAA
- the mlh3 gene encoding DNA mismatch repair protein Mlh3 isoform X2, protein MIRCLSKDVQCKLRSGVAICSLQQCVEELILNSIDAGATCVGVRVDMEAFKVQVIDNGSGMGIEDIEKVGNRYFTSKCTTLEDLDNLRFYGFRGEAVASIVSLAMLVEISSRTKLSVKTHVKVFKDGKGLDVFEAKTTRPSAGTTVTICNFFHNMPVRRKRMDAVLESERMRQRVEAVSLMHPSVSFTLKNDCTGAMVVQLSKAQNTYFRFVQIHGLGKAQRLGPIGHSHEQFEVTGYIGREGHYNNSLQFLYVNDRLLLKTRIHKMLNFLLRKVSSSYQKNTSPDASSSFMSPKQKRGAEAHGMYVMNIKCHYSEYDICLEPAKTLIEFKDWDGVMFCVEEAVKTFMTREKLVVELSPGDIEYAGQNLFSGHTGDAGVERGDNTRAREALTQGVSLECNIEGTLASEAVHRSMKKDFDVHSHACVKDPVQGDKRGDCRENCDPSVECLDTDRETTPSVTHSRITAVTDISESVPPGDRKEMQLNTLQNVGDESHNTGASIVHDRSDVEHLTTIKEKSAEIQSHLSVSKSIDGVLSTAIQEQSCSKQIPQKQQKIRLQDQTRVSNAKTHLLNSLLHGNGSQKCTVDQLRPGLVMRCQENLATKRHLSPIEDLGNGTASQREYREHPDIPLKIPRVISGQKLTLSKEAGSLDKFRRIYGKHSEFTVDSKSNLSAADAIASQKPGVPDKHEADKQEVKLGAFMESQLDGENDHRSPLTLSMFTKLKPLSAQYKSGGTSLAAKLSNLKNKPRTEVRGVSLTHLSEALSNVDTVPKDALANTTVENVNNNCDTVNSGEQACLNPDGIPESSSSPSSAKKEVAASSDWLHHYDDSTGKLVYVNTVTGLSRYGEPSGEETQATCTSDITNMAISVVSNKGIEALTSNSLSSLYSEWTNPVFERPPMVGVNVSVGQAEGLVVKVHNVLFPYRFSKDMIHSMKVIDQVDKKFLACLIDTRGPEYENGSKDDVSGNLLVLVDQHAAHERVRLEDLIEDSYEDDPEAWGERQLASSTIAPPLEVTVTEEEVRLLRSCEPHLRSLGLEMQFPLGGLRALVSKVPMCFTEKENNEVRRGRPSIIKSIVEEYLQEQIELLRLTGRVRGSLPLTVLKVLASLACHGAIKFNDSLNKNECCSLVACLSSCKLPFQCAHGRPSIVPLVDILHLSDQQEPKPNLWKLRRMYKSWKLYGTS, encoded by the exons ATGATAAGGTGTTTATCAAAAGATGTTCAGTGCAAGCTTAGGTCTGGTGTTGCTATATGTTCCTTGCAGCAATGTGTTGAAGAACTCATTCTCAACAGTATTGATGCTGGGGCTACATGCGTGGGTGTTCGAGTTGACATGGAGGCGTTCAAAGTGCAGGTTATTGACAACGGATCTGGGATGGGCATTGAGGATATCGAGAAGGTAGGGAATCGATACTTCACTAGTAAATGCACCACTCTAGAGGACTTGGACAACCTTAGATTTTATGGTTTTAGAGGGGAAGCCGTTGCTAGCATCGTCTCCTTGGCAATGCTTGTGGAAATATCATCCAGGACCAAGTTATCTGTGAAGACTCATGTGAAGGTCTTCAAGGATGGCAAGGGCTTAGACGTTTTCGAAGCTAAGACTACGAGACCGTCTGCAGGGACAACTGTCACAATATGTAACTTTTTCCACAACATGCCAGTCAGGAGAAAGAGGATGGATGCAGTTCTGGAAAGTGAGCGGATGAGGCAGAGAGTGGAGGCTGTGTCTCTCatgcatccctctgtctcttttacACTGAAGAATGACTGCACAGGGGCCATGGTGGTGCAGCTGTCTAAAGCCCAAAACACTTACTTCAGGTTTGTTCAGATCCATGGTTTAGGAAAGGCACAGAGACTAGGGCCAATCGGCCACTCTCACGAACAGTTTGAAGTAACCGGCTACATTGGAAGAGAGGgccactacaacaacagcttACAGTTCCTCTATGTGAATGACAGGCTACTTCTCAAAACCCGGATCCACAAGATGCTGAATTTTCTCCTCCGCAAAGTGAGCAGTTCATATCAGAAAAACACCAGCCCAGATGCTTCATCTTCCTTTATGAGTCCAAAGCAGAAACGAGGAGCGGAGGCACATGGAATGTATGTGATGAATATCAAATGCCATTACTCTGAGTATGACATCTGCCTCGAGCCTGCTAAAACCCTCATTGAGTTCAAAGACTGGGATGGTGTTATGTTCTGTGTGGAAGAGGCAGTGAAAACCTTCATGACAAGAGAGAAACTGGTGGTTGAACTTTCCCCTGGTGACATAGAGTATGCTGGCCAGAACTTATTCAGTGGACACACTGGAGATGCTGGCGTAGAAAGAGGCGATAATACCAGGGCACGTGAAGCTCTAACGCAGGGTGTTTCACTGGAATGTAACATTGAAGGGACTCTTGCATCAGAGGCTGTCCATCGTAGCATGAAGAAAGACTTTGACGTCCATAGTCATGCATGTGTCAAAGATCCAGTTCAGGGTGATAAGCGAGGTGACTGCAGGGAAAACTGTGACCCTTCTGTCGAATGTctggacacagacagagaaacgacaccatcagtcacacacagtcgtATAACAGCAGTAACAGACATATCTGAATCTGTGCCTCCCGGAGATAGGAAAGAGATGCAGCTCAACACGCTGCAGAATGTGGGCGATGAATCACACAACACTGGGGCGTCGATAGTTCACGATAGGTCAGACGTTGAACACCTGACAACAATCAAAGAGAAAAGTGCTGAGATTCAAAGTCATCTTTCAGTCTCTAAAAGCATTGATGGAGTACTGTCCACGGCTATACAGGAACAAAGCTGCTCCAAACAAATACCACAGAAACAACAGAAGATAAGGTTACAAGACCAAACTAGGGTCAGCAACGCAAAGACCCATCTGCTAAATTCATTGCTTCATGGAAATGGCTCCCAGAAATGCACCGTCGATCAGCTCAGACCAGGCCTAGTCATGAGATGTCAAGAAAACCTAGCAACAAAACGACATCTCTCACCTATAGAGGATTTGGGGAATGGTACAGCTAGCCAGAGAGAATATAGGGAACACCCAGACATCCCCTTAAAGATACCCAGGGTCATCTCAGGTCAGAAGCTGACTTTATCTAAAGAAGCTGGCTCTTTGGACAAGTTCAGAAGAATATATGGGAAGCATTCTGAATTTACGGTGGACAGTAAGAGCAATCTCTCAGCAGCTGATGCCATAGCCTCACAGAAACCTGGTGTTCCTGACAAGCATGAGGCAGATAAACAGGAAGTAAAGCTAGGGGCTTTCATGGAGTCACAGCTGGATGGTGAGAATGACCATAGAAGTCCATTAACGCTCTCCATGTTCACCAAACTAAAGCCTCTCTCAGCTCAGTATAAAAGTGGTGGGACATCTTTAGCAGCCAAGCTCTCGAATCTCAAAAACAAACCCaggacagaggtcagaggtgtcTCATTGACACATCTTTCAGAAGCTCTTTCAAATGTAGACACCGTTCCCAAAGACGCTCTAGCAAACACCACTGTtgaaaatgtcaacaacaactgTGACACTGTCAACAGTGGAGAACAAGCTTGCTTGAATCCTGACGGCATCCCGGAAAGCAGTTCAAGTCCATCATCGGCTAAGAAGGAAGTCGCAGCATCAAGTGATTGGTTGCATCACTACGACGATTCAACAGGGAAGCTGGTGTATGTGAACACAGTGACGGGGCTGAGCAGGTACGGAGAGCCGTCTGGGGAAGAGACACAGGCGACCTGCACGTCAGACATCACCAACATGGCGATCAGTGTCGTCTCCAACAAAG GGATTGAAGCTCTGACCTCAAACTCACTGTCCTCCTTGTACTCAGAGTGGACTAACCCTGTGTTTGAAAGACCCCCTATG GTTGGTGTGAATGTCTCAGTTGGACAAGCAGAAGGTCTGGTTGTGAAGGTCCACAATGTCCTCTTCCCATATCGCTTTTCCAAAGACATGATACACTCAATGAAG gtcatcGATCAAGTGGACAAGAAGTTCCTAGCGTGTCTCATCGACACAAGAGGTCCGGAGTATGAGAACGGCAGCAAAGATGACG TTTCGGGGAACCTGCTGGTGCTTGTGGACCAGCATGCTGCACACGAGAGAGTTCGTCTGGAGGACCTTATTGAAG ATTCCTACGAGGATGACCCCgaggcctggggggagaggcagctGGCCTCCTCCACCATAGCTCCGCCCCTGGAGGTCACAGTgacagaggaggaagtgaggctGCTCAG GTCCTGTGAGCCACACCTGAGGAGCCTGGGTCTGGAGATGCAGTTTCCTCTGGGAGGTCTGCGTGCGTTGGTCAGTAAAGTGCCTATGTGTTTCACGGAGAAAGAGAACAATGAAGTCCGTCGCGGGAGACCATCCATCATCAAGTCAATAGTAGAG GAGTATCTTCAAGAGCAGATTGAG TTGCTGCGCTTAACCGGTAGAGTGAGAGGATCGCTGCCTCTCACAGTCTTGAAGGTTCTTGCCTCTCTCGCATGTCACG GTGCGATCAAATTCAACGACAGCCTCAACAAGAATGAGTGTTGCAGCCTTGTGGCCTGCCTGTCATCGTGCAAGCTCCCCTTCCAGTGTGCCCACGGCCGCCCGTCCATCGTCCCACTGGTGGATATCCTCCACTTGAGTGACCAACAG GAACCCAAACCTAATCTCTGGAAACTGAGAAGAATGTATAAATCCTGGAAACTGTATGGAACAAGTTAG
- the mlh3 gene encoding DNA mismatch repair protein Mlh3 isoform X1, with protein sequence MIRCLSKDVQCKLRSGVAICSLQQCVEELILNSIDAGATCVGVRVDMEAFKVQVIDNGSGMGIEDIEKVGNRYFTSKCTTLEDLDNLRFYGFRGEAVASIVSLAMLVEISSRTKLSVKTHVKVFKDGKGLDVFEAKTTRPSAGTTVTICNFFHNMPVRRKRMDAVLESERMRQRVEAVSLMHPSVSFTLKNDCTGAMVVQLSKAQNTYFRFVQIHGLGKAQRLGPIGHSHEQFEVTGYIGREGHYNNSLQFLYVNDRLLLKTRIHKMLNFLLRKVSSSYQKNTSPDASSSFMSPKQKRGAEAHGMYVMNIKCHYSEYDICLEPAKTLIEFKDWDGVMFCVEEAVKTFMTREKLVVELSPGDIEYAGQNLFSGHTGDAGVERGDNTRAREALTQGVSLECNIEGTLASEAVHRSMKKDFDVHSHACVKDPVQGDKRGDCRENCDPSVECLDTDRETTPSVTHSRITAVTDISESVPPGDRKEMQLNTLQNVGDESHNTGASIVHDRSDVEHLTTIKEKSAEIQSHLSVSKSIDGVLSTAIQEQSCSKQIPQKQQKIRLQDQTRVSNAKTHLLNSLLHGNGSQKCTVDQLRPGLVMRCQENLATKRHLSPIEDLGNGTASQREYREHPDIPLKIPRVISGQKLTLSKEAGSLDKFRRIYGKHSEFTVDSKSNLSAADAIASQKPGVPDKHEADKQEVKLGAFMESQLDGENDHRSPLTLSMFTKLKPLSAQYKSGGTSLAAKLSNLKNKPRTEVRGVSLTHLSEALSNVDTVPKDALANTTVENVNNNCDTVNSGEQACLNPDGIPESSSSPSSAKKEVAASSDWLHHYDDSTGKLVYVNTVTGLSRYGEPSGEETQATCTSDITNMAISVVSNKGFEYRCYPFQMDVVLPFLPKSRAGRVLSSGPNHRGIEALTSNSLSSLYSEWTNPVFERPPMVGVNVSVGQAEGLVVKVHNVLFPYRFSKDMIHSMKVIDQVDKKFLACLIDTRGPEYENGSKDDVSGNLLVLVDQHAAHERVRLEDLIEDSYEDDPEAWGERQLASSTIAPPLEVTVTEEEVRLLRSCEPHLRSLGLEMQFPLGGLRALVSKVPMCFTEKENNEVRRGRPSIIKSIVEEYLQEQIELLRLTGRVRGSLPLTVLKVLASLACHGAIKFNDSLNKNECCSLVACLSSCKLPFQCAHGRPSIVPLVDILHLSDQQEPKPNLWKLRRMYKSWKLYGTS encoded by the exons ATGATAAGGTGTTTATCAAAAGATGTTCAGTGCAAGCTTAGGTCTGGTGTTGCTATATGTTCCTTGCAGCAATGTGTTGAAGAACTCATTCTCAACAGTATTGATGCTGGGGCTACATGCGTGGGTGTTCGAGTTGACATGGAGGCGTTCAAAGTGCAGGTTATTGACAACGGATCTGGGATGGGCATTGAGGATATCGAGAAGGTAGGGAATCGATACTTCACTAGTAAATGCACCACTCTAGAGGACTTGGACAACCTTAGATTTTATGGTTTTAGAGGGGAAGCCGTTGCTAGCATCGTCTCCTTGGCAATGCTTGTGGAAATATCATCCAGGACCAAGTTATCTGTGAAGACTCATGTGAAGGTCTTCAAGGATGGCAAGGGCTTAGACGTTTTCGAAGCTAAGACTACGAGACCGTCTGCAGGGACAACTGTCACAATATGTAACTTTTTCCACAACATGCCAGTCAGGAGAAAGAGGATGGATGCAGTTCTGGAAAGTGAGCGGATGAGGCAGAGAGTGGAGGCTGTGTCTCTCatgcatccctctgtctcttttacACTGAAGAATGACTGCACAGGGGCCATGGTGGTGCAGCTGTCTAAAGCCCAAAACACTTACTTCAGGTTTGTTCAGATCCATGGTTTAGGAAAGGCACAGAGACTAGGGCCAATCGGCCACTCTCACGAACAGTTTGAAGTAACCGGCTACATTGGAAGAGAGGgccactacaacaacagcttACAGTTCCTCTATGTGAATGACAGGCTACTTCTCAAAACCCGGATCCACAAGATGCTGAATTTTCTCCTCCGCAAAGTGAGCAGTTCATATCAGAAAAACACCAGCCCAGATGCTTCATCTTCCTTTATGAGTCCAAAGCAGAAACGAGGAGCGGAGGCACATGGAATGTATGTGATGAATATCAAATGCCATTACTCTGAGTATGACATCTGCCTCGAGCCTGCTAAAACCCTCATTGAGTTCAAAGACTGGGATGGTGTTATGTTCTGTGTGGAAGAGGCAGTGAAAACCTTCATGACAAGAGAGAAACTGGTGGTTGAACTTTCCCCTGGTGACATAGAGTATGCTGGCCAGAACTTATTCAGTGGACACACTGGAGATGCTGGCGTAGAAAGAGGCGATAATACCAGGGCACGTGAAGCTCTAACGCAGGGTGTTTCACTGGAATGTAACATTGAAGGGACTCTTGCATCAGAGGCTGTCCATCGTAGCATGAAGAAAGACTTTGACGTCCATAGTCATGCATGTGTCAAAGATCCAGTTCAGGGTGATAAGCGAGGTGACTGCAGGGAAAACTGTGACCCTTCTGTCGAATGTctggacacagacagagaaacgacaccatcagtcacacacagtcgtATAACAGCAGTAACAGACATATCTGAATCTGTGCCTCCCGGAGATAGGAAAGAGATGCAGCTCAACACGCTGCAGAATGTGGGCGATGAATCACACAACACTGGGGCGTCGATAGTTCACGATAGGTCAGACGTTGAACACCTGACAACAATCAAAGAGAAAAGTGCTGAGATTCAAAGTCATCTTTCAGTCTCTAAAAGCATTGATGGAGTACTGTCCACGGCTATACAGGAACAAAGCTGCTCCAAACAAATACCACAGAAACAACAGAAGATAAGGTTACAAGACCAAACTAGGGTCAGCAACGCAAAGACCCATCTGCTAAATTCATTGCTTCATGGAAATGGCTCCCAGAAATGCACCGTCGATCAGCTCAGACCAGGCCTAGTCATGAGATGTCAAGAAAACCTAGCAACAAAACGACATCTCTCACCTATAGAGGATTTGGGGAATGGTACAGCTAGCCAGAGAGAATATAGGGAACACCCAGACATCCCCTTAAAGATACCCAGGGTCATCTCAGGTCAGAAGCTGACTTTATCTAAAGAAGCTGGCTCTTTGGACAAGTTCAGAAGAATATATGGGAAGCATTCTGAATTTACGGTGGACAGTAAGAGCAATCTCTCAGCAGCTGATGCCATAGCCTCACAGAAACCTGGTGTTCCTGACAAGCATGAGGCAGATAAACAGGAAGTAAAGCTAGGGGCTTTCATGGAGTCACAGCTGGATGGTGAGAATGACCATAGAAGTCCATTAACGCTCTCCATGTTCACCAAACTAAAGCCTCTCTCAGCTCAGTATAAAAGTGGTGGGACATCTTTAGCAGCCAAGCTCTCGAATCTCAAAAACAAACCCaggacagaggtcagaggtgtcTCATTGACACATCTTTCAGAAGCTCTTTCAAATGTAGACACCGTTCCCAAAGACGCTCTAGCAAACACCACTGTtgaaaatgtcaacaacaactgTGACACTGTCAACAGTGGAGAACAAGCTTGCTTGAATCCTGACGGCATCCCGGAAAGCAGTTCAAGTCCATCATCGGCTAAGAAGGAAGTCGCAGCATCAAGTGATTGGTTGCATCACTACGACGATTCAACAGGGAAGCTGGTGTATGTGAACACAGTGACGGGGCTGAGCAGGTACGGAGAGCCGTCTGGGGAAGAGACACAGGCGACCTGCACGTCAGACATCACCAACATGGCGATCAGTGTCGTCTCCAACAAAG GGTTCGAGTACAGGTGTTATCCATTTCAAATGGATGTAGTGTTGCCCTTCCTTCCCAAATCCAGAGCAGGGAGAGTGCTTAGTTCAGGGCCCAACCACAGAG GGATTGAAGCTCTGACCTCAAACTCACTGTCCTCCTTGTACTCAGAGTGGACTAACCCTGTGTTTGAAAGACCCCCTATG GTTGGTGTGAATGTCTCAGTTGGACAAGCAGAAGGTCTGGTTGTGAAGGTCCACAATGTCCTCTTCCCATATCGCTTTTCCAAAGACATGATACACTCAATGAAG gtcatcGATCAAGTGGACAAGAAGTTCCTAGCGTGTCTCATCGACACAAGAGGTCCGGAGTATGAGAACGGCAGCAAAGATGACG TTTCGGGGAACCTGCTGGTGCTTGTGGACCAGCATGCTGCACACGAGAGAGTTCGTCTGGAGGACCTTATTGAAG ATTCCTACGAGGATGACCCCgaggcctggggggagaggcagctGGCCTCCTCCACCATAGCTCCGCCCCTGGAGGTCACAGTgacagaggaggaagtgaggctGCTCAG GTCCTGTGAGCCACACCTGAGGAGCCTGGGTCTGGAGATGCAGTTTCCTCTGGGAGGTCTGCGTGCGTTGGTCAGTAAAGTGCCTATGTGTTTCACGGAGAAAGAGAACAATGAAGTCCGTCGCGGGAGACCATCCATCATCAAGTCAATAGTAGAG GAGTATCTTCAAGAGCAGATTGAG TTGCTGCGCTTAACCGGTAGAGTGAGAGGATCGCTGCCTCTCACAGTCTTGAAGGTTCTTGCCTCTCTCGCATGTCACG GTGCGATCAAATTCAACGACAGCCTCAACAAGAATGAGTGTTGCAGCCTTGTGGCCTGCCTGTCATCGTGCAAGCTCCCCTTCCAGTGTGCCCACGGCCGCCCGTCCATCGTCCCACTGGTGGATATCCTCCACTTGAGTGACCAACAG GAACCCAAACCTAATCTCTGGAAACTGAGAAGAATGTATAAATCCTGGAAACTGTATGGAACAAGTTAG
- the LOC134026969 gene encoding transmembrane emp24 domain-containing protein 10-like, with protein sequence MSRFFVLFFVSILIDFSFSITFYLPVNLRKCLREEIHKDVLVTGEYEVGEQPNAKTNLKITDSSGHTLYSKEDALKGKFAFTTEDYDMFEVCFESKSPMGTGRAPEQQVNLDMKHGVEAKNYEEMAKVEKLKPLEVELRRLEDLSESIVNDFAYMKKREEEMRDTNESTNTRVLYFSIFSMCCLIGLATWQVFYLRRFFKAKKLIE encoded by the exons ATGTCTAgattttttgtgttgttttttgtatCCATCCTTATTGATTTTTCCTTTTCAATCACGTTCTATTTGCCAGTAAATCTTCGAAAATGTTTGCGGGAAGAGATTCACAAAGACGTGCTCGTCACAGGCGAATACGAAGTTGGCGAACAACCGAATGCTAAAACCAATCTGAAG ATTACGGATTCATCGGGTCACACATTATATTCCAAGGAGGATGCTTTGAAAGGGAAGTTTGCCTTTACAACGGAAGACTATGACATGTTCGAAGTTTGCTTTGAAAGCAAATCCCCCATGG GCACAGGAAGAGCCCCAGAACAGCAGGTTAATCTCGACATGAAACATGGTGTGGAGGCTAAAAACTATGAGGAG ATGGCTAAGGTTGAGAAGCTGAAGCCACTGGAGGTGGAGCTAAGACGTCTGGAAGACCTGTCGGAGTCCATCGTTAATGACTTTGCTTACATGAAGAAGCGCGAGGAAGAGATGAGGGACACGAACG AATCCACCAACACTCGCGTGCTGTACTTCAGCATCTTCTCCATGTGCTGCCTGATTGGTCTGGCCACGTGGCAGGTCTTCTACCTGAGACGATTCTTCAAGGCAAAGAAGCTTATTGAGTAA